GCACCTCAAAGTAACGAAAAGAATTAGTAACAAGACGATTCTTAAAATAGCCGAGCTGTGTGACATCTTTGAATTGTGATTTCAAGATGTTCCTATAGCTGCGGCAACGCAACTGCCTAGATACAGCAATGGCGTCCTACATGACAACATGACGCATTTCTTGCCAATATTCCGTGTCCCACCTCAAACCAGGAGCACCAAGACATGAAAGTGAATTCCAGCACGATAGGAGCAATGCTCTTCATCGCTCTCATCATCACAGGAAGCGCCACGGCCATCGCAGATCTCTCGAGAATACACAACTGGAACATGGACAACGATCCTGGGTGGACTCGCAATGGCGAATGGGAATTTGGACAGCCGCAGGGACTTGGTGGATCATTTGGACTGCCAGATCCAACCAGCGGACATACCGGCGACAATGTGATGGGCATGAATCTTGCCGGCGACTATTCTGTCGAGATCGGCGGCCCCTACGAGCTCATTGCAGGTCCGATCGATTGCACTGGATTTGTCTCTAGCGAACTACACTTCCAACGCTGGCTCAATATCGACTGGCAACCATGGGTGTACTCTTGGATCCATATCAGTTACGACGGTGAGAAGTGGTCTGAACTGTGGAACAACGGCAACGTTAATGAAATTACCGAAGACCAATGGACAAAATGGACTTTTGATATTTCATCTGTTGCGGACAATCAACCAACTGTCTACATCAAATGGTCTTACCAAGTATCGAGCGCCGCGTGGGACTACTCAGGCTGGAATCTTGATGACGTTGAAATATGGGCCCGACCAATTAGATGCGAAGGCGATACCAATCAGGATCAAGTTGTGGATATAGAAGATTTTAGTGAACTACTTATTCAGTTTGGTGAAGTAGGCATTGGGCTTTCCGCTGACTTCAACGGCGATTTTAATGTTGACGCTGATGACTTTTCGCTTCTTCTGATAAACTTTGGAAATGACTGCAACACAGATTCCATAGCAGCCAGTGCGGTGTTGCAAACACCAAAGGGTGGCGTGTTGAACATCGCCAACAAGGACGAGAGGCCAACGGGATTTACCCCTGCAGGAGCAAAGCAATGAACTCAGAAAAACGTATTGAATCGCTCGAAGGTCAGGTGAGAACACTCAAACGCATCGTTTACGGCTTCGCCTGTTTACTTGTAGCAGGCATTGCACTGGCTACAACAAGTGTGCAAGACATTCCTGATTTGATTCAGGCAAAAAAGTTTGAGGTCATCGATAAAGAAGGCAAGGCTGTTGGACATTTCAGTGCTGGCACCAATGGCGGGAAGTTAAACATCTTCAATAAGAAAGGGAATTCAGTTGCAGGCCTTACTTCTGGAAAGAATGGTGGTGGATTGGTCATCATGAGTAATGACGAGAGAATCCTTGCAGGGCTTACTGCGCATGAAGATGGTGGCGGCCTAATCATCTACAACAATCAGATGAAGACACTCTTCCGAATACCTGAAAAAGAAGCCGCCGAAATTTAAACTGACGGCCTTGCTTAAGCCACAAAAGAAACACAGCCCCGGCTCTAAAACCGGGGCCGTGTTACAAAAACCAAAGAAAAGCATTGCCGCTTCCATAGCAATCACGCTGATCGCATTTGTATTTTAAAAACCTCAGATGCTCTCAAGCTCTGCCCATCGAGCGTAAAGCGCCTTCACATTTTTTTGCGCTGCTGATAACGCCTGAAAGGTTTCAGAAGATTGCTTATGATTCTTTGCCAGCGACGGATCTGCCGCTGCTGTTTCTAACTGCTTAAGCTCAGCCTCTGCAGTCAAGATAGCTGCTTCCATTCCCTCATACTCTCGCTTCTCTTTGTACGAAAGTTTTCTCTTACTTGTATTGACAACGTTTGGGGCAGGCTCCTTATCTTTCTTTACCGCGGCCGCACCCGAGGAACCACCTTTCTTCAGATATGTGATCCACTGCTTACGCGTTGCAAACTCTCTTGCGTTACCACCATCGTCAATACCGACATATTCAGTGGCAATTCGATCCATCATGAATCGATCGTGTGTCACAAGTACCATCGCCCCTGGAAATTCCAAGAGAGCCTGCTCAAGAACTTCAAGGGACGGAATATCCAGATCATTGGTTGGCTCATCAAGCAATAGAACGTCAGCTGGCTTCAACATCAAATTAGCAATCAATACCCGTGCTTGTTCACCGCCTGAGAGATTACTGACAAAGGTCGTCAATTGAGATTTGTCAAACAGAAATCGTTTCGCCCAACCACTCACGTGCACCTGCTTGCCACGATAATCAACCATATCACCGATAGGACAAAGTGCTTCCTGTAATGTTTGCGTCGGCACAAGCATGTCACGATGCTGACTAAACGTGACGACTCGCAAATCTGCGGCACGCTTAATGGTGCCTGAGTCAGGTTTCAAATCACCAGACATCAGCCGCAACAACGTAGTCTTGCCAGCCCCATTAACACCGAGAAGCCCAATGCGACGCCCAGGCGTCAACGTGAGATCTAGGGAATCAAATAACTTCTTTTCGCCCATTGCCTTGGCAACATTATGTAATGCCAGAAGTTTCTTTGTCTTTCGCTCAGTCGCCTGAAACTCGATCGTTGTCGCACGAGTTGGTGCTGCATTTCTTTCTTTGGTCGCCTTTAATTCAGCTCGGCGACTCACCGTGTCACGTACTTGTGTCTTGTTGCGAGTTTGCCGCCCTTGAATCCCCTGCCGCAACCAAGCTGTATCGCGACGCACTTTATTCGCCAATGCTGACTCGGCAGCCTCTTGCGCATCAAGAAATGCTTCCTTGCGATTGACAAATTCAGTGTAGTTACCCACGACCTCAAAAATACCACCCGGATAAGCCGGCGAAAGCTCCACGATCCGACTCGCCGTATTCTCTAAAAATTGACGATCATGGGTTACGAATAGCATGGCAATTCGAGATCGCAAAACAAACTGCTCAAGCCACAACACCCCCTCAAGATCAAGATGATTTGTTGGCTCGTCCAGCATCAAGACATCAGGCTCACGGCAAAGTGCACGCGCAATAGAGAGACGTTTTTTCCATCCTCCTGACAAGGTGCTGACAAGGCGATCAAAATCCTCAAATCCGAGCTTTGACAATGAGATGGCTGCCAATGATTCGGTATCAACACGATCATTAACTTCAGATTTCAACGCTTCCCGAATCACAGACATTGGCGTGGCCCCGTCGGGAAACACGTCATCTTGTTCGATATATACGAGGCGCAATCCGCGACGCCTATTAACTTCGCCTTCATCTGGTTCTTCAAGATCGGCCAGAATTTTGAGTAGTGTCGACTTGCTAGCGCCATTGGGGCCAATAAGCCCCAGCCGATCACCATCACCAACATGCAGCGATAGACCTTCAAACAGCACATTTGAAGGGAATGATTTCGCTAGGTCACGGACGGAAAGAAGTGTGCTCATAACATAAAAACGGAAACACTAAAAAAACGGAACCAATGCTGCCACAGAAGAGGCAATAAGAGAGGCCTTTAACCAGCGACTCGTTCTGACTACCTATCTGATCCTTGGCGGAGAGAAAGAATGATAGTTAGATTGCGGAGCAGCGATCAAGAATATCTGGCTTTTTCTCAAGCATTGATCTCATCTTCAGATCCCATGAAGCAATCGTCGCCTCTTAGCAACAAAACGATGCAAGAACGGCCACGGGATAGCAATCTAGCGAGAATCATATGGGCCAGCTATCGAATTGATAGTGGGTCAATTTGCAACAACTTGAGCGAGTAGCTACTTGCTGAGATCTCCAATGCAAATGATCTCACATCTGCCTCTAGGCCTTATGGCGCACAGGGGCCCCACTGCTCAAGAAGAATAGTGAAGTCATCAATATTGACAATGAGATCATTATTGATGTCCGCAACATTAACACCTGCGGCTCCATAGTTGACCAGCAACAATGAAAAGTCAGTAATATTCACCACTCCGGACTGATCAATATCTGCTTCACAATTATCCTCTGACTCAGGTTGCTTGGGATGACTGTCAAAGAAGTCGAAGATCAGATTCTTAGCCGCGTTGTTATAGTTCGGCCAGTGGTCCACATTTTCATATCGCCACAACTCCACATCACCATTGTCTGGACAACCTTCGAAAACCACTCGGTTGACCTGACCATTACTATCAAATGCGGGCCCCATTTCTACAGGGCCAGAAGTACAACCATTAAAGGCGGCCCATTGGGCTGTTGAGCCAGGTGCTCCCGGATAGTCATTCCAGCCAAAGGTGCCACCGTTGTAACTGACCGTATCATCAGCGGTGCCATGGGTGTGGAGTACGCTCACTGGTTGGCTAGGATCACACTGCGCCGGGTCATCCCAAGTCGCGCCTGATCCAGGAACAATAGAGGCAATAAGATCTGCTCGATCACACGCGATTCGGTAGCACATAAAACCACCGTTTGAATGGCCAATCAGATGAATCTTATTGAAATCGACGTTGTACTGGGTATCGATGTACGCAATAAGGTCTTCAAAATAACCGACATGATCTGGACTGTTTGGTGAGCCGCCAAAACTACAGCAAGCATTCGTTGCATTCCAATAAGTGTTACCGAACAAGTCTGTTGGCGCTGTGGGGTAAGCGTAGATATAACCACGACTGGTGGCCAGATCTTTGAATCGATACCAATTTTCTGTATCTGGGCCCGTACTTGTATAACCATGAATGAGCAGTACCAAGCCAGAGGGCTCTGATGCATCATGCCCTGCAGGAAGATGCACTGGCACTTGATCGACGGCCTGTTGAGCATTGAGGCTTGTTGATGATGCTATGCCGATGGTCAATACACTAATAAGTAGGAAGGGGTGTCGCATGTTATCTCCGTTTAACTGCATTCACGTAAACCCGTCCCCACTAAGTATTTATTAGGAATACGATCTCCACGACCATTCGCCTACTTTAATTCATAAATTTTTTTATTCTGACGTAAACGAGTGTTTACATCAGGAACATTAGGCACAACTGCAAATGGCCTGTTCATCTGCTTTACTCTTCATGCTTAATTCTTCAATTTCATCAAGATTTCTATATGAGGACTCGCTTCTACTCACCTCCATCACCAGCAATACAATCGTCGTGAAGCTCAATACTCAACTGATTGATAACCCCATAACTGTTCAGACTAGAATGTTAAGATTCCACTTTGAGCGAACCCAGGCCAGATGGGTACAAAGACAATGACAGCGCCGAGAATCTGACGAGGCGCAGCAGACCTCGCTCATTGACTCGCGTTGATGCGACGGCATTTCGTGACATTTTTGACACAATTGTGACTGGAGAATAAAGAACACCCCCATCATTTTGATTTTTTGCTTGCGATCGGCACACAAGACTGCTTCACTAATTGTTTACAAGCATTTTCACTAATGATATTCGGGGGGATCGATGCGCTACTTATTAGTCACATTTGTGATCACATGCACAATGACTGCGCTGCCCCACTTCGCCAAGCACCAATGCACGCCCCCAAGAAACTCCATCGGCTGATTAGATAATTAAGGCCCCACCGAAGAGGCCGTCAGATGCAGCCAGGCAATAATTGCTGCATTGCCTCGCATCCGACATAATGCGAACTCGTGGCAGACACCAAGAATATTGATATCGCGATAGTGGGAGCTGGCGCCGCGGGCCTGATGGCGGCCATCTGCGCTGGTCGTACCGCCAAGAAACACCATCGATCTCTTCAGATTGCTGCATTTGATGGCGCACGAAAGGTCGGAGCCAAGATTCTCGTCGCTGGTGGCGGACGCTGTAATGTGACGCATCATCATGTCGATGAATCTTCTTACGCTGGTGGATCTAGCAATACCATTCGCAATGTTCTTCAGCGCTTTGATGTGGCACAGACCATCGAATTTTTCAGAGAACTCGATGTTCACCTCAAACAGGAAGAAACAGGAAAGCTCTTTCCCACGACCGACTCCGCGCGCACGGTGCTTGATGCACTGCTTAAGGAAATGAAAAGTGCAGGCGTTGAACTTCATCATCCCCAGCGAGTCCATACCGTTGAACAAACAAGCCCAGGCTTTGTTATCGAAAGCGAGCAAGGACGGATTCACTGCAAACGACTTATTCTCGCCAGCGGCGGCATGGCGCTTCCAAAGACAGGCTCAGACGGAGGTGGGTATAAGCTTGCCAAGTCACTAGGACATTCCATAACGGAGCGTGTGTTTCCTGCACTTGTTCCACTTATTCTCGAGAAAAGCAGCAGCTTACGCTTACTTTCAGGACTAACCGTTCGCACCACCATCGAACTTCGAAGCTGCACCGGCAGACGCCTTCAGTCATTTACAGACTCAACACTCTGCACACACTTTGGCTTATCCGGCCCATCGGTGATGGATATCAGCCGATACTTCACCGCTGCACGTTTTAGCGATCCAGATGCACATCTCGTCATATGCTGGCTTCCAGAATCCACGCGTGACCAGGCCGATGTCGAACTTCGTGAGCTTGGCAAACGAAGTGTCGGCCGATGGCTTCGTGATCAACTCCCAGATCGACTGGCCGATGCAATCTTCCAGTTTGCTGATATCGACCCTACTACCGCCGGCCATCAATTCGACCGCAGCGCACGCAGTCGGTTCCTTGACGCGATCTTTCAGATGCCTCTACCAGTTACTGGAGACCGTGGATTCACACATGCGGAAGTCACCGCTGGAGGCATCCCACTCAGTGAATTAAAAGCAAGCTCAATGGCCTCAAAATGCTGCGACGGCCTCTACCTCTGCGGAGAAATCTGCGACGTGGATGGTCGCATTGGCGGCTACAACTTCCAATGGGCCTGGGCCAGTGGACATGTGGCTGGATCTCATGCCGTTGAGTCACTGCTCCCCGCTGCTGATGGATAGCATGCCTCCCCCGGCAAACTTGCTCGGCCCACCAATCTTTTATTTGGTGCACGTTTGTTCCGATGTCGCACCCTGCGTTACGGTGGCCCAATCTCTTAATCACGAAGAACACAATGCGACCGCTCGACACCAACCAGCACTGGCACGAGCAATTTTGACGGGTAAACACGAAATCCAAAAGCCATGGGCGCGGGGCAATTGATCAAGATTCGCTAACTTTTCAATCTGACAATATTCCTGACTGATACCTGCAAAGTGAGCTGGCCAAATATAACGACCATCACCGGTTCTCATATAATCTTCTTTCATGTCCACGAAAGGTCGATCAATGGTGTACGCATCAATACCAATGACGCGTACCCCCTGCTCTACCAACCAGAGCACACCATCGCGCCCCAGACCTGGCTGGCGAAAGTATTCGCTTGTATGAATTCGTTGATCAGCACCAGTCCACAGCAAGACAATATCGCGATGTTTCAATCTGTATTGCATACGATCCAAGGCGAGCTTGAGATCCTCAACTGCAATCTCCTGCCCTGATTCCTTATGCCTCACATCAATGCGCACGCCAGGAGCAAAGCACCACTCAAGAGGAACCTCATCAATACGCCGAGCAGGACGTCCACCGGATTCCGGTCCATAATGATATGGAGCATCAACATGGGTACCAGTGTGTGTTGTCGCCTGGATGTTTTCTATCGCCCACCCCTTACCTTGCGAGTACACCAAATCATCGGTTTTGACGCCAAAGCATTCCTGAATTTGCTCTCGTCCTTGCTCTTCGTGCGTCACATATTCAATTGAAGGTGGCCACGGCTCACTGACTGCTGCATCTTGCAATGGAACAGATAAATCAATTATCCGCAGTTGGCCTAAAACATCATTCATGACTCACCCCTTATTCAAGTTGCATACCCTTGTGCAGCACATTATTGCACATGAGTATTCTCGGCTTCAATACCTGAACCGTGCGTGAATCCAGATGGTGACAGGTTTGGCCACGTGGAGAATGACCAAAATCTGGCCTGCCAAGCACCACCAGCATAAAAGGCGACATGAACAACCCCGATGGATTGCAAGCAATCGATGATTCCATTTTCGATTGCTGCCATACCCGACATTTCAACCATCACCGCTGATTTATGGCTATTTGAGCTTACCTTCACGAAGAGCTTATGCCGACAAATAACCGTAGTAGATCCATATGGTTGTCGTGCCTCAGACAGTGAACCTGAGCGACTCTAAACCCAACTCGAGTAAGTCACTTTGAATCGTGAGAGTCCTGCTTTGATTAAGTGGTTTAGAACGCACACCTCTGAGCTAGTTTTTCTACTGGCACTCGTCATTGTCACTTACAATTTCGTCGGCCTCAGAATCCAATTTGGTCAAGATCCTTGGATCGATTATATATTTCCTCGCGTTTTGGACTTTGACGGCGAGAAGCCGTGGCAGTACCGAATTTTGATTCCGCTCCTTTATAACCAAATATGGTCGCTACAAATCCCATTTCTCGACCTAACACGAATCGTCAAACTTATCGAAATAGCCTCAACGATAATGCTGGTGTTGGCATTCAGGTATTACCTGTCGTTGTTTATCAAGGACAAACAAGCAACTTGGATGATGTCACTGTTACTGTTTTTTGTCCTACCGTTCCATTATTTCTTTCCAGACAGCTATCACGCATTCTATTGGTTTGATACGCCTTCACTACTCTTTTTTACAGTTGGAATGATTCTGCTGTACAAGAAGAAGTGGATTTGGTTCTATCCGTTGTTCGCTGTTGCCACCTTAAACCGTGAGACAACTTGCTTTCTGACTTTTATATATCTTTTTACCGCACTGGGAAATGAGAGACTGCTGACAATTGTCTTTCACTGCGCCGCTCAATTCTTTATATGGATGATCATTAAGACTGCACTTTTCGTATTGTTTATTGATAATCCAGGGAGTCAAGCCGGCTTTGAAATATCCTTCCATGAACAAGATGTGACTCACTTGGCCGACAACTTCCATTACTTCATGAATCCAAAAAACGTGCCATCATTTTTGAGTATATTTGGGTTTGTATGGATTCCCGTCTTGTTCCTACACGGCCAAATCAAAGATCAATTCGTAAAGAGATCCTTGCTCGTATTTATCCCTCAGGTATGCGGAATGATGATCGTAGCGAACATCTACGAATTACGAATATTTTCAGAGACGATCCCTGTTTTCCTCGCTGCCTTTTGCATCATCTTGAGTGAACGGTGCTCATTTTCCAGACCACAATTACAGTGATATGCATTCATCTCCCTACGGCCCAGCCCGCTGCTAAGCGAAGTTTCAATCTCCTAAAAAACTCTCATAAGACAGCCGGCAGAGCCAAGCCGTAATAACCCGTTGAATTTGAATACTCCACACAAATAAACAGCCCCGGCTCTAAAGCCGGGGCTGTTCTTCAATAAATACCAACTCGTGGTTTACTGGCAATCAATCTCTCATTTACAGATTATTTCCTACCGGATCTCCAAGATTCACCATGCTTTGGAAGTATTCGATCACACCAGAGTCTGAAACATTTAGTGCGGGCCACTGTGGCCAGTCGAAGGTATCGTTCATGAATGGTTGCATCTGATCCCAACTGAGTACTGGAAGGTGATTCACGTCGTGATTAATAGCAACGCCTTCAATCGATCGGAAGCCGTGTGTTCTTCCATGCATCCAACCACCGTAGTGAGGCTCCATCTTGAGTGTGTTGATAAACCGATCCGCAAGTCCATTGTCTTCGAGATAGTCGGCGTATCCTGCATGGCTAAAGTCACGAACCATATCCATAACAAGCGCTTTCATCTCGACCGGGTCTTCAACAAGTCGCGCGGTTCGCTGAATGTCTGCCATGATTTGTGGATCATATTTGTCATCAGCAATCCAGCCAACTTTGGCGCCTTGCATGGCATACCAGAGACCAACACCCAGAAGGTCGTTGCCCCAAGCCTGGCTGTTATTGGTCAGAGATTCGTCAAATGCCCAC
The sequence above is a segment of the Phycisphaerales bacterium genome. Coding sequences within it:
- a CDS encoding aminoacetone oxidase family FAD-binding enzyme: MADTKNIDIAIVGAGAAGLMAAICAGRTAKKHHRSLQIAAFDGARKVGAKILVAGGGRCNVTHHHVDESSYAGGSSNTIRNVLQRFDVAQTIEFFRELDVHLKQEETGKLFPTTDSARTVLDALLKEMKSAGVELHHPQRVHTVEQTSPGFVIESEQGRIHCKRLILASGGMALPKTGSDGGGYKLAKSLGHSITERVFPALVPLILEKSSSLRLLSGLTVRTTIELRSCTGRRLQSFTDSTLCTHFGLSGPSVMDISRYFTAARFSDPDAHLVICWLPESTRDQADVELRELGKRSVGRWLRDQLPDRLADAIFQFADIDPTTAGHQFDRSARSRFLDAIFQMPLPVTGDRGFTHAEVTAGGIPLSELKASSMASKCCDGLYLCGEICDVDGRIGGYNFQWAWASGHVAGSHAVESLLPAADG
- a CDS encoding ABC-F family ATP-binding cassette domain-containing protein; the protein is MSTLLSVRDLAKSFPSNVLFEGLSLHVGDGDRLGLIGPNGASKSTLLKILADLEEPDEGEVNRRRGLRLVYIEQDDVFPDGATPMSVIREALKSEVNDRVDTESLAAISLSKLGFEDFDRLVSTLSGGWKKRLSIARALCREPDVLMLDEPTNHLDLEGVLWLEQFVLRSRIAMLFVTHDRQFLENTASRIVELSPAYPGGIFEVVGNYTEFVNRKEAFLDAQEAAESALANKVRRDTAWLRQGIQGRQTRNKTQVRDTVSRRAELKATKERNAAPTRATTIEFQATERKTKKLLALHNVAKAMGEKKLFDSLDLTLTPGRRIGLLGVNGAGKTTLLRLMSGDLKPDSGTIKRAADLRVVTFSQHRDMLVPTQTLQEALCPIGDMVDYRGKQVHVSGWAKRFLFDKSQLTTFVSNLSGGEQARVLIANLMLKPADVLLLDEPTNDLDIPSLEVLEQALLEFPGAMVLVTHDRFMMDRIATEYVGIDDGGNAREFATRKQWITYLKKGGSSGAAAVKKDKEPAPNVVNTSKRKLSYKEKREYEGMEAAILTAEAELKQLETAAADPSLAKNHKQSSETFQALSAAQKNVKALYARWAELESI
- a CDS encoding cyclase family protein gives rise to the protein MNDVLGQLRIIDLSVPLQDAAVSEPWPPSIEYVTHEEQGREQIQECFGVKTDDLVYSQGKGWAIENIQATTHTGTHVDAPYHYGPESGGRPARRIDEVPLEWCFAPGVRIDVRHKESGQEIAVEDLKLALDRMQYRLKHRDIVLLWTGADQRIHTSEYFRQPGLGRDGVLWLVEQGVRVIGIDAYTIDRPFVDMKEDYMRTGDGRYIWPAHFAGISQEYCQIEKLANLDQLPRAHGFWISCLPVKIARASAGWCRAVALCSS